A window of the Lolium perenne isolate Kyuss_39 chromosome 7, Kyuss_2.0, whole genome shotgun sequence genome harbors these coding sequences:
- the LOC139829773 gene encoding uncharacterized protein: protein MHPPPAAAAVVAPPAAAGGAAAAGRPAGRWWQPYVCRGALARAQLVIAAAAAAFAIFASTLRPADFPYVPSKCVTTAAETMDLRYYAGLLLRSAIAQAGAAAAALVITPPSTLRCWLAGFANLLCLFTLAHFLEVVPRVLAATGGSCVAGDFRDMQYMFHVITGDGFLFVIPLLWIFGRPVAA, encoded by the exons ATgcatcctcctcctgctgctgctgctgtcgtCGCTCCTCCAGCTGCTGctggtggcgccgccgccgccggacgtccggctggtcgctggtgGCAGCCGTACGTGTGCCGGGGCGCGCTGGCCCGGGCACAGCTCGTCATCGCCGCGGCCGCTGCTGCCTTCGCCATCTTCGCCTCCACGCTCAGGCCCGCCGACTTTCCCTAC GTACCGTCCAAGTGCGTGACGACTGCCGCGGAGACCATGGACCTGCGCTACTACGCTGGCCTGCTGCTGCGGAGCGCCATAGCGCAGGCGGGCGCGGCCGCCGCGGCGCTCGTCATCACGCCGCCGTCCACCCTCAGGTGTTGGCTCGCCGGCTTCGCCAACCTGCTCTGTCTGTTCACGCTCGCCCACTTCCTGGAGGTCGTCCCCAGGGTCCTGGCAGCCACCGGCGGGTCCTGCGTCGCGGGCGACTTTCGCGACATGCAGTACATGTTCCACGTCATCACCGGCGACGGTTTCCTCTTCGTCATCCCCCTCCTCTGGATCTTCGGCCGGCCTGTAGCTGCTTGA